A window from Amblyomma americanum isolate KBUSLIRL-KWMA chromosome 7, ASM5285725v1, whole genome shotgun sequence encodes these proteins:
- the LOC144099074 gene encoding ADP-ribosylation factor-like protein 13B, whose protein sequence is MIGLDNAGKTSTTKHLLRDGDPADVVPTVGYSSVETERCGFRVTLCDLGGGSRIRAIWERYYALAHGLVLVVDASAAHRAPECRRTIAQVLADPRVSGKPLLVLLNKQDLETAVDETEMCSLLDLENVVNQYKCPTRVENCCAIRFGGRKRKRDPGIDGGFQWLLGHISRNLDELRDRVEHDTALQHAQEERNKEERLARVQKAREQRAKARKQVDSIPEDEGDKNGNKIASFESETEKVVTAEDRSGEQPSNEREMQTPDGARVIIVSPVRCTPVDEDDYEPRDNAPGEQPLSDHEQTSSEHVHKSRDKRPATPTNKTLGLSLYMPQASCPLLTEIEM, encoded by the exons ATGATTGGCCTTGACAACGCTGGAAAGACATCGACAACAAAGCATCTTTTAAGAG ACGGCGACCCCGCGGACGTAGTTCCGACGGTGGGCTACTCTAGCGTCGAGACGGAGCGCTGCGGCTTCCGCGTGACGCTGTGCGACCTGGGCGGCGGCTCCCGGATCCGCGCCATCTGGGAGCGCTATTACGCACTCGCCCACGGCCTGGTGCTCGTCGTGGACGCCTCGGCGGCTCACCGTGCCCCGGAGTGCCGACGTACCATTGCGCAGGTGCTGGCCGACCCGCGCGTGAGCGGAAAGCCACTGCTCGT GCTACTCAACAAGCAGGATCTCGAAACAGCCGTTGACGAGACAGAGATGTGCTCCCTGCTGGACCTGGAGAACGTGGTCAACCAATACAAGTGCCCCACGAGGGTG GAGAACTGCTGCGCCATCCGGTTCGGCGGTCGCAAGCGCAAGAGAGACCCGGGCATCGACGGAGGCTTCCAGTGGCTCCTGGGCCACATTTCCCGCAATCTGGACGAGCTCAGGGACAGGGTGGAGCACGACACGGCGCTGCAGCACGCACAGGAGGAGAGGAATAAAGAGGAACGCCTGGCCAGGGTCCAGAAGGCGCGGGAACAAAG GGCAAAGGCACGCAAGCAAGTCGACAGCATACCTGAAGATGAAGGCGACAAGAACGGAAACAAAATCGCCAGTTTCGAGAGCGAGACGGAAAAAGTCGTCACG GCAGAAGACCGCAGCGGAGAGCAACCATCAAATGAAAGAGAGATGCAGACGCCTGATGGAGCACGTGTGATCATTGTCAGTCCAGTACGGTGCACaccagttgatgaagacgactatgAACCGCGTGACAATGCACCCGGAGAGCAGCCCTTGAGTGACCACGAACAAACATCGAGCGAGCACGTGCACAAGTCACGTGACAAGCGGCCAGCCACGCCTACCAACAAGACACTGGGACTGTCTCTCTACATGCCACAGGCGTCCTGCCCACTCCTTACTGAAATAGAAATGTGA
- the LOC144099070 gene encoding proteasomal ATPase-associated factor 1-like: protein MQVTHIEKPVLSIQCNWNEALRETNGDAWVTCKSRGQPGIHGKLKRTGCSPDGTPTVSTSDRFKVTGMTKSSISISHTDPNCQTCFMAPTTAFGNIHSKSVACLDVTSGHLGVSASGTSEVRVWDSRTGEVRRDLEGHVWDVYTCRFFPSGVVILSGGADMQLKIWSAETGKCPVTLKGHSAAINDTCIVEKGRNVISVSKDGTARLWDCGQSASLGTVTEIKADCINCCALGPTSIGLGNREEPANEREVATEGKLLVVGTEAGILQGVAVHARKKVFELKHPSAINCCCFLGQNRFLFGTQDGNVSLIDVRQTREPSVSWTNSSSPVLCMLPYKHGYMVGRADGSCSFEALEGAESFCLTGPDCEPVYRVAFDGDSFFTACRDGQIRKYRVPTS from the exons ATGCAAGTGACGCATATTGAAAAGCCAGTTTTAAGCATTCAGTGCAACTGGAACGAGGCATTAAG GGAAACAAATGGTGACGCCTGGGTGACTTGCAAATCTCGCG GCCAACCCGGAATTCACGGCAAGCTTAAACGCACCGGTTGCAGTCCTGATGGAACTCCCACAGTGTCCACCTCGGACAGGTTtaaagtgactggaatgacgaaA AGCTCCATTAGTATTTCTCACACTGACCCAAACTGTCAGACATGCTTCATGGCCCCAACAACAGCATTTGGCAACATTCACAGCAAAAGT GTGGCATGTCTTGATGTTACCTCTGGTCACCTGGGAGTTTCCGCCAGTGGCACCAGTGAAGTACGTGTGTGGGACTCACGAACAGGAGAAGTCAGG AGGGACCTGGAGGGGCACGTTTGGGACGTGTACACCTGTCGCTTCTTCCCTTCTGGCGTGGTGATCCTCTCGGGAGGTGCCGACATGCAGCTCAAGATTTGGTCTGCTGAAACGGGAAAGTGCCCCGTCACGCTGAAGGGCCATTCCGCGG CCATTAATGACACCTGCATAGTGGAGAAAGGCCGCAACGTCATCTCTGTCAGCAAGGATGGTACCGCCAGACTGTGGGATTGTGGCCAGTCTGCATCCTTGGGCACTGTCACTGAGATCAAGGCTGACTGTATTAACTGCTGCGCCCTTGGACCCACAAGCATTGGCCTGGGCAACCGAGAGGAACCAGCCA ATGAGAGAGAAGtggcgacagaaggaaagcttcTAGTTGTGGGAACTGAAGCAGGAATACTGCAAGGTGTTGCTGTGCACGCGAGGAAGAAG GTGTTTGAGCTCAAGCATCCATCAGCCATAAACTGCTGTTGCTTCCTTGGACAAAACCGCTTTCTGTTTGGCACACAGGATGGCAACGTATCCTTGATTGACGTAAGGCAGACAAG GGAACCTTCAGTTTCCTGGACGAATTCTTCGTCTCCAGTCCTGTGCATGCTGCCTTACAAGCACGGTTACATGGTTGGAAGAG cCGACGGGTCTTGCAGCTTCGAAGCCTTGGAGGGGGCGGAGTCCTTCTGTCTCACTGGTCCAGACTGTGAGCCTGTTTATCGCGTTGCATTTGATGGAGACTCATTCTTCACTGCCTGCAGAGATGGGCAGATCAGAAAGTACAGGGTGCCCACGTCTTAG
- the LOC144099072 gene encoding peroxiredoxin-4-like isoform X1, with amino-acid sequence MASDRCGRLFLIALSCIGSLQLITCAEEGCRSYGGGQVYPQEYTKSSAHNLHWSKTQISKPAPDFSGTAIVNGEFKELKLSDFKGKYLVFFFYPLDFTFVCPTEIIAFSDRIQEFKALNAEVVACSVDSPFTHLAWINTPRKQGGLGPIKIPLLSDLTHQISKDYGVYLEDLGHTLRGLFIIDDKGNLRQITMNDLPVGRSVDETLRLVQAFQYTDKHGEVCPAGWKPGGDTIIPTPADKLKYFSKMGDA; translated from the exons ATGGCGTCAGATCGTTGTGGGAGGTTGTTTTTGATCGCTCTTTCCTGCATAGGCAGCCTACAACTTATTACCTGCGCAGAGGAAGGATGCCGTTCGTATGGCGGCGGTCAAGTTTACCCCCAAGAATACACGAAATCTTCGGCCCACAACCTCCACTGGAGCAAAACTCAAA TCTCGAAACCGGCCCCTGATTTCTCAGGAACTGCCATCGTGAATGGAGAGTTTAAGGAGCTCAAACTCTCCGACTTCAAGGGAAAGTACCTGGTGTTCTTCTTTTACCCGTTGGACTT CACATTCGTGTGCCCGACGGAGATCATAGCGTTCAGCGACCGCATTCAGGAGTTCAAGGCGCTGAACGCAGAAGTTGTGGCGTGTTCTGTTGACTCACCTTTCACTCATCTTGCATG GATCAACACACCTAGAAAACAAGGTGGTCTTGGACCGATCAAGATTCCACTGCTCTCTGATCTTACTCACCAGATCTCAAAAGACTATGGTGTCTACCTGGAAGATCTTGGTCACACACTGAG AGGACTGTTCATCATTGACGACAAAGGCAACCTTCGCCAGATCACAATGAATGACTTGCCGGTCGGCCGATCTGTGGATGAGACTCTACGCTTGGTGCAGGCTTTTCAGTACACTGATAAGCATGGCGAAGTCTGCCCTGCAGGCTGGAAGCCTGGGGGAGACACG atCATTCCTACCCCAGCAGACAAGCTGAAGTACTTCAGCAAAATGGGTGATGCGTGA
- the LOC144099073 gene encoding CWF19-like protein 1, which produces MASPLKLLVCGDVKGQFDKLFDRVSTVNKKNGPFEMLLCVGDFFGPDTSRWLEYKLSNRKVPLQTYAVGVTPDSFSESDLADNVVHLGSRGMFTGASGLKIAYFCGNEANSEKPLQGEFAKKHALEFLSPVAESTSHKGVDLFITSQWPKNVSRYAHTASAEEDKGSDIISLLAYFLRPRYHFTSSGDCYYERTPYRNHKVLREQARHATRFISLASVGNSAKAKWLYAFSIVPMSDLPNAELVKQPTDVTECPYEFTEADLKDTSSKSQQFFYDLTPAAEKSKKRNPGDAGEQKRKKRPPPAPKGPCWFCLASPEVEKHLVISVGDTCYLALAKGALTPDHVLILPIGHHQSTVELDEETLEDVIKFKESLKQLFKAKGKRPVYFERNYKSSHLQIQVVPVPESLMPGLQSVLVDYGQSVGVDLDEIPRNSNLRQIVDPGRPYFYMEFDDTKLLHRINRNFPLQFGREVLACEEVLNVPDKADWKDCKLSQEEEVSMVAQFRKQFEPYDFTL; this is translated from the coding sequence ATGGCGTCCCCCTTGAAACTCCTCGTGTGCGGAGACGTCAAGGGCCAGTTTGACAAACTCTTCGATCGCGTGTCCACCGTCAACAAAAAGAACGGACCTTTCGAGATGCTGCTTTGTGTGGGCGACTTCTTCGGACCCGACACTTCGCGATGGTTGGAGTACAAACTAAGCAATCGCAAGGTACCGCTGCAGACCTATGCCGTGGGCGTCACTCCGGACTCGTTTTCGGAGTCGGATCTCGCCGACAACGTCGTGCACTTAGGTTCCCGAGGCATGTTCACCGGCGCTTCGGGACTCAAGATTGCCTACTTCTGTGGAAACGAGGCCAACAGTGAGAAACCTTTGCAAGGCGAGTTTGCCAAAAAGCATGCTCTGGAATTTCTGTCCCCAGTCGCCGAGAGCACGAGCCACAAGGGCGTAGATCTGTTCATTACTTCCCAGTGGCCGAAGAATGTCAGCAGATATGCCCACACTGCGTCCGCGGAAGAGGACAAGGGCTCGGACATCATCTCACTTCTCGCCTACTTTTTGCGGCCCCGGTATCACTTCACATCCTCCGGCGACTGCTATTACGAGAGGACGCCGTACAGAAACCACAAGGTACTCCGTGAACAAGCTCGCCACGCCACACGATTCATTTCACTGGCCTCTGTCGGCAACTCGGCGAAGGCAAAGTGGTTGTACGCGTTCTCTATTGTGCCTATGTCGGACCTGCCGAATGCAGAACTCGTGAAGCAGCCAACCGACGTAACTGAGTGCCCCTACGAGTTCACGGAGGCGGACTTGAAGGACACGTCGTCCAAGTCGCAACAGTTTTTCTACGATCTCACGCCAGCCGCGGAGAAGAGCAAGAAACGAAATCCCGGTGACGCCGGCGAGCAGAAACGCAAGAAGCGCCCTCCACCGGCCCCTAAAGGTCCCTGCTGGTTCTGTCTAGCGAGCCCTGAGGTGGAGAAGCACCTTGTCATCAGCGTTGGCGACACTTGTTACCTGGCACTGGCCAAGGGCGCGCTCACACCTGACCATGTGTTGATCCTGCCAATTGGTCATCATCAGAGCACCGTAGAACTGGACGAAGAAACCCTCGAGGACGTGATCAAATTCAAGGAAAGCCTTAAACAGCTCTTCAAGGCTAAAGGAAAGCGACCTGTCTACTTTGAAAGAAACTACAAGAGTTCCCACCTCCAGATTCAGGTTGTGCCTGTGCCCGAGTCACTGATGCCGGGTCTTCAGTCGGTGCTGGTTGACTACGGTCAGTCAGTTGGCGTCGACCTCGATGAAATTCCCCGTAACTCGAACCTGCGCCAGATTGTGGACCCTGGACGACCGTACTTCTATATGGAATTTGACGACACTAAATTGCTGCACAGGATTAACAGAAACTTCCCTCTTCAGTTTGGGAGGGAAGTGCTTGCCTGTGAGGAAGTTCTCAATGTGCCTGACAAAGCAGACTGGAAGGACTGCAAACTGTCTCAGGAGGAGGAAGTGTCAATGGTGGCTCAATTTAGAAAACAGTTTGAACCTTATGACTTCACATTGTAA
- the LOC144099072 gene encoding peroxiredoxin-4-like isoform X2 → MHLQPLTGGHSYARVSKPAPDFSGTAIVNGEFKELKLSDFKGKYLVFFFYPLDFTFVCPTEIIAFSDRIQEFKALNAEVVACSVDSPFTHLAWINTPRKQGGLGPIKIPLLSDLTHQISKDYGVYLEDLGHTLRGLFIIDDKGNLRQITMNDLPVGRSVDETLRLVQAFQYTDKHGEVCPAGWKPGGDTIIPTPADKLKYFSKMGDA, encoded by the exons ATGCATCTCCAACCTCTCACCGGAGGACACAGCTACGCCCGGG TCTCGAAACCGGCCCCTGATTTCTCAGGAACTGCCATCGTGAATGGAGAGTTTAAGGAGCTCAAACTCTCCGACTTCAAGGGAAAGTACCTGGTGTTCTTCTTTTACCCGTTGGACTT CACATTCGTGTGCCCGACGGAGATCATAGCGTTCAGCGACCGCATTCAGGAGTTCAAGGCGCTGAACGCAGAAGTTGTGGCGTGTTCTGTTGACTCACCTTTCACTCATCTTGCATG GATCAACACACCTAGAAAACAAGGTGGTCTTGGACCGATCAAGATTCCACTGCTCTCTGATCTTACTCACCAGATCTCAAAAGACTATGGTGTCTACCTGGAAGATCTTGGTCACACACTGAG AGGACTGTTCATCATTGACGACAAAGGCAACCTTCGCCAGATCACAATGAATGACTTGCCGGTCGGCCGATCTGTGGATGAGACTCTACGCTTGGTGCAGGCTTTTCAGTACACTGATAAGCATGGCGAAGTCTGCCCTGCAGGCTGGAAGCCTGGGGGAGACACG atCATTCCTACCCCAGCAGACAAGCTGAAGTACTTCAGCAAAATGGGTGATGCGTGA